From Clostridia bacterium, the proteins below share one genomic window:
- a CDS encoding energy transducer TonB — translation MSIQDMRLRTVLPFGVLLLAGVAFAQTEPKLPCKYDDVVLHKPDGKIALLTSDDMKSKAIHKQDISGPIKQWDIKGTTIVDVLVAPDGHVICTKSLIGHPIIRKSVEDALSKWKFTPVDVGGEKVAYVRRMEFTLCNISCGESGPSMTILK, via the coding sequence GTGTCTATTCAAGATATGAGACTGCGAACCGTGCTTCCGTTTGGCGTGTTGCTACTCGCTGGAGTGGCATTCGCGCAGACGGAACCTAAATTGCCGTGCAAGTACGACGATGTGGTGCTTCACAAGCCTGACGGTAAAATTGCGCTCCTTACGTCGGACGACATGAAGTCCAAAGCAATACACAAGCAGGACATCTCCGGCCCAATCAAACAGTGGGACATAAAGGGAACCACAATCGTGGATGTACTCGTTGCACCCGACGGCCATGTAATCTGCACGAAAAGCCTGATTGGCCATCCGATAATTCGCAAGTCTGTCGAAGATGCGCTCAGCAAATGGAAGTTCACTCCAGTCGATGTGGGCGGCGAGAAGGTCGCATATGTTCGTCGGATGGAGTTCACTCTGTGCAACATTTCGTGTGGGGAGTCTGGCCCTTCAATGACCATACTCAAGTGA
- a CDS encoding phosphoribosyltransferase family protein, whose product MKADDLLSLANARHGYFMYESGYHSDLWFDLETLCQRPACLRPFVLELCREITEIKPEVICGPLIEGAFVALVAALELQREFVYTLRLDESTEERMFAVAYELPQALQQSVAGRRVAVVNDVISAGSAVRGTLQSLRTAGAEVVGIASLVVLGDSLFRFAEQQGIVVRTLVALPNEMWAPATCPLCMDGIPLQKLAHH is encoded by the coding sequence ATGAAAGCTGACGATCTCCTTTCACTTGCAAACGCTCGACATGGCTATTTCATGTACGAATCCGGCTACCACAGCGACCTGTGGTTCGACCTTGAAACTTTATGTCAGCGACCAGCTTGTCTTCGCCCGTTTGTGCTGGAACTCTGCAGAGAAATCACTGAGATTAAACCGGAGGTGATTTGCGGGCCGCTGATTGAAGGGGCTTTCGTGGCTCTGGTTGCAGCATTGGAATTGCAGCGGGAATTCGTATACACATTACGTCTTGATGAAAGCACTGAAGAACGCATGTTCGCAGTGGCATATGAGCTTCCACAAGCGCTGCAACAGTCGGTGGCGGGAAGGCGCGTTGCGGTGGTGAATGATGTAATCAGCGCCGGGTCGGCCGTGCGGGGAACTTTGCAGAGCCTCAGGACAGCGGGTGCCGAGGTAGTCGGCATTGCCTCTCTGGTCGTACTTGGCGACTCCCTCTTTAGATTTGCTGAACAGCAAGGCATTGTGGTGCGAACCCTTGTTGCGTTGCCGAACGAAATGTGGGCGCCAGCAACATGCCCATTGTGTATGGACGGAATCCCACTTCAGAAACTCGCGCACCATTAA